Proteins from one Fragaria vesca subsp. vesca linkage group LG6, FraVesHawaii_1.0, whole genome shotgun sequence genomic window:
- the LOC101312560 gene encoding uncharacterized protein LOC101312560 isoform 1, whose product MLLPWNKMGFSPLVWVCVALLSRFMMLWILLYVEFHYYVYWVSRVCYSMLYFSVLKSCRRQFDLANREAMDESAEWRLKYDVEAERSTKCMNELKQIKGSLEEDGNATNINLKLVMQQKENVALAEQIEALKQELETEKLKCRLQ is encoded by the exons ATGCTGCTTCCGTGGAATAAAATGGGATTCTCACCGCTGGTTTGGGTTTGTGTAGCTTTGTTATCAAGGTTTATGATGTTATGGATTTTATTATATGTTGAGTTTCATTATTATGTCTACTGGGTTTCAAGAGTTTGTTACTCAATGCTGTATTTTTCTGTCTTAAAATCTTGTAGACGACAGTTTGACCTTGCGAATAGAGAAGCAATGGATGAATCAGCCGAGTGGAGGCTGAAATATGATGTAGAAGCAGAAAGATCTACCAAGTGTATGAACGAACTCAAACAG ATAAAGGGATCTCTGGAGGAGGATGGAAATGCTACTAATATCAACCTGAAATTGGTGATGCAACAAAAG GAAAATGTTGCCTTGGCTGAACAAATTGAAGCCTTGAAACAAGAGCTTGAGACTGAAAAGCTGAAGTGCCGGTTGCAATAG
- the LOC101312271 gene encoding uncharacterized protein LOC101312271, translating into MASRMTSFHSKPNYLFPSHNPIRNSDGVFEFDDSELWVNPSNGSNHPPESKKLMSTIPREPRRKTTADQKGTTAVTSSSVPVNIPDWSKILKEQRQQRDTSDEDVNEDYEDGDADERLPPHEYLARNRGASFSVHEGVGRTLKGRDLRRVRNAIWKQVGFED; encoded by the coding sequence ATGGCGTCCAGGATGACCAGCTTCCACTCCAAGCCCAACTACCTCTTCCCCTCCCACAACCCAATTCGCAACTCCGACGGAGTCTTCGAGTTCGACGACTCCGAGCTGTGGGTGAACCCCTCCAACGGTTCAAACCACCCTCCTGAGTCCAAGAAGCTGATGTCCACCATCCCCCGGGAGCCGAGGAGGAAGACGACGGCTGATCAGAAGGGCACTACCGCCGTGACGTCATCGTCGGTGCCGGTCAACATTCCGGACTGGTCAAAGATTCTGAAAGAGCAGAGGCAACAGAGAGACACGAGCGATGAAGATGTGAACGAGGACTACGAGGATGGTGACGCAGACGAGAGGCTTCCGCCTCATGAGTACTTGGCCAGGAACAGAGGAGCTTCGTTTTCTGTGCACGAAGGTGTTGGGAGGACTCTGAAGGGGAGGGACTTGAGGCGCGTGAGGAATGCGATTTGGAAGCAGGTTGGGTTCGAAGACTGA
- the LOC101312560 gene encoding uncharacterized protein LOC101312560 isoform 2 gives MRGGGGNKKVLLSFVILMFLGIAVYFRLWTIDYRVSSDETELIRRQFDLANREAMDESAEWRLKYDVEAERSTKCMNELKQIKGSLEEDGNATNINLKLVMQQKENVALAEQIEALKQELETEKLKCRLQ, from the exons ATGAGGGGTGGTGGAGGAAACAAGAAAGTATTGTTGAGTTTTGTGATTTTGATGTTTCTGGGTATCGCGGTCTACTTCAGGCTTTGGACTATCGATTACAGAGTTTCGTCTGATGAAACCGAGCTCATAAG ACGACAGTTTGACCTTGCGAATAGAGAAGCAATGGATGAATCAGCCGAGTGGAGGCTGAAATATGATGTAGAAGCAGAAAGATCTACCAAGTGTATGAACGAACTCAAACAG ATAAAGGGATCTCTGGAGGAGGATGGAAATGCTACTAATATCAACCTGAAATTGGTGATGCAACAAAAG GAAAATGTTGCCTTGGCTGAACAAATTGAAGCCTTGAAACAAGAGCTTGAGACTGAAAAGCTGAAGTGCCGGTTGCAATAG